The Myxococcales bacterium genomic sequence TCGGCGATGGAGGGGGGCAACTTCAGTTTCAGGGCTTTGCTCATGGGGCGAGCATTCTGGCACGGTGAACGAGGCTGCCAGAGGGCTTTTAGGTCGGGCTGCGGGAGGGGATCCCACGCGAAGGCCGCTCGCGCAGGGCGAAGAACTCGCGGCGGGTGCGAGGACCGTAGTGCTTACGGCGGGGCAGGGGCAGGGCGCCGGGATCCAACTTGGCGGCCAATTTGTCGCGGCTGATGTCGTCGGCTTTTATGTGCTGGAGCACGCGGCCAGGTGTGACGCCGTAGACGCGGGCGGCGTTGAGGCCGAAGATCTTGCGACGGATCTCGTCGGTGAGGGCCGGATAGCCGTAGGTCTCTTGCATGGCCTCGGGGATCTGGAACCGCCGGAAGGCTTCGATCTGCTCCTGGGGTGAGCCCGTGAACAAGCAATCGGTGCCCCACACGATGCGGTCGGGTCCCAGGTACTTGAGCAACTTGCCAAGAGCGTGCGCTGCCTGCGAGGGAGACGCCATCAGGTTGCGCCAGGTGGAGCCCAGTTCGGCGTAGACGTTTCCGTTCTTGTCGATGCCGTGATCGAGCACGGCCTTGACCATGCGGTCGATGCCCGCGGGGTTGGCCTCGCGGGGATCGAAAGGGTGATCTTCCTGGATGCGGCCTTCCCAGCCTGCGTGATATGCGAGGAAGGCGATGTCGGGGTTGGCTTTGGCGGCGGCGGCGAGATCACGTGGTGAAGAGACGTCGTCGTAGCGGCCGGCGTCGCTGCTGATGCCCCGGTGGGCGGCGATCACTTTGATGCCCAGCTTGCGCGCGCGTTCGATGAAGGGCTGACCCACTTCGTCGCTGTCGAGCGCCCACGAGCCGTCGCTCGGGTACACTTTCCAGGCGGCCACGGCAAAGGCACGCGCGTCTTCTTCCATCAGGTCGAGTTCGGCTTCGCCTAGATTGGGGCGTACGTTGGCGTGGATCACCAAGCGGGGCCCGCCGCTCAGCCGATCCACGATCTCCTTGATGCGCGCGCGGGCTTCGATCGCCAGGGGGTCAGCGCTGCGTGACGAGGGCACACCGGAAAGGCACGCCACATCGGTGTCGCTGGCGATGAAGATCTCTTTGATGAAGGTCACCGGGCTGATGCAGCCTGGCGGGGCGCCGTCACACAGGTCGTCCGGTGTCCACGGTGGCTTGGAAGCCGCGGCGTGTACCTGCACGTCGAAGATGAACTCGTCGCCCGCGAGGGCGTCTTCGGCAGCCGCGGCGTCTTCCATCATCGCGGGGGAAACGTCGTACCCGGCGTCTGTCGTTGGATCGCGTAGCGTCTGGCCGTGCTCGCTGCAGCCGTAGACCTGATTGAACACGAACAGGGCCGCCGCGGAGCCACAGGCGCTTTGGGCGAAGGCGCGGCGAGAAATACCGAGCCGTGAGGCCTTTTCATCGACCAAGGACTGAAACATCGCCTCGGCACGGTGATCACGTTCGGTGTACGGAAACGGATGAAACTCGTCGTTCGCGCAGGGCCGAAAGGTGATCGGTGATTGCACGGGGTCCACGGGCCGTGACTTCTTCGCCCGGTTCTCGCCCTTGGCAGCCATGTCCCCGAGGCTGCCAGAAAAACGAGCGCGTGGCTAGGCGCAATGCTGTTCACTTAAGAAACCTCGTAACCATCTGAAAATATTGTGCAATTCATCTTGACAAGGCCCGAGGCTGCGAGCGCCGGCCTTCATGAGCCTGCTTCGTGGACCTGGCGATCACTTTCGAGCGTTCTTCAAACTGACCAGTGGCTGTGCGGACAAGTTCGACCGGACACGGACATGGAGCGCCCGCAGCGTCTTGATGTGGCTGATGGTCCTGACGATGCCGGACCGAAAGATGAGCTATCGACGGAGCTTGCGGATCGTGGCGTACTACGGGCGCAAGGTGTTCGATTGGGCGAAGGTACCGACGTTGTCGTCCATCAGTGAAGCAAGAAAGAAGGTCTCGATCGAGACATGCCGTGGGTTGCTGCACCAGCTGGTCGAGCGGTGCGAGTCCATCATGCCGACTCCGAAAACCCCGTGGGGGAAACGTCGATTCATCGCGTTCGATGGAACGCGAGTTGTGTTGCCGCGCAGCGCGGATACAGCGAGGAAGATGGCGCGGCCGAAGCGGCCGAATGGGACGTCGGTGCACAATCCACAAGGGTTGGTGGTGATGGCTGCGGATGTGTTTCGCCGTCTTCCGTTGGATTGGTCCCTGACCGGAAAAGGCATCGGCGAGAGGACGTCCATGCAGAAGCTGGTTCACCGATTGCCGTTCAAGGCAGGCGACGTGGCCGTCATGGACAGAGGGTTTCCGAGTCGCCACCTGTTCTCAGCCTTGATTGAACATGGCGTTGACATCATTGCGAGAATGAGCGCATCGAAGGCGACGGCGTGGAAAGAGCTCAAGCCATTCTTGTCTTCAAACAAGAAGACCGCGAAAGTGACACTGACGCTTCCGGGGGCGAAAGGGAACATTGAGCTTCAGGTGCGCGTCGTCGAGCGCGACGCAAAGCCAGGCCGCCCGAGGAAAGGCACGAAGAACGAAAGGATGGTCATCGTGTCCACCTTGAGCGGAAAGGACGGATTCGATCGCAAAGACATCATCAAGCTCTACGCCTCTCGATGGGGAATCGAATCTCTCTTCAAGGAAATGAAGAGCTTCATGCAGACCGAGGACTTCCACAGCAAGAGCGTCCAAGGATGTGAACAGGAACTCATTTCCGCGATGATCTGGATAGCCCTGGCATCGTTCCTTCAAGCAGAAGCGGAGCGTACCCTTGATGGCCGACGCGTCGTTCGCGCAGACTGCCTACGAGCGGCCGGTGATCTGCTCTTTGCGATGCTTTCAGGAAAATCCATCCATGAACAGATGGACGATGACATCGCCGCCCTTCGAATGTTCGCGTACGCCCCACAACAAGACAGGCACTATCCGAGGGAGTGCAAACGTCCCTTCGGTCGCACCATCCAAAGGGGTGGTGCTTAAGTGAACAGCATTGTGGCTAGGCGATGGGGGGTGTGCCGGGGACGGGCAGACCGAGGTCGCGGGGCATGGGCGCGTCCGTTGAGTCAGGCCGCGGCGTGACGTACAATCGTCGCGGCACGAGCTTGGCTTGTCCCCGTGTCACACCAGGGTGGCGAGCAAGGTGTGGGCCGGCGCGATGCGAATGCCTTCGGGCGTCCGCAGATCTTCGGTGCCGTTGAGGCTGACCTGCCAGGCCTTCACCTGGGGAAACCGTTGCACGAAGTAACGCAGGCTTTTGTCCACCGGGCCAGAGCTCAGCTTGCACTCGACAGCCAGGATAGGTTTTCGACGCTCGGTCACGATGAAGTCGACCTCGCGCCCGTCCACATCGCGAAAGTAGCGAAGCTCGAGCTCGCGCCCTTCGATGTCGAGTTGGTGGTGCACCCATTTGAGTAGATGGCTCGCCACGAGGTTCTCGAACCGTGGACCTGGCTCGAACACCAAAGTCCAATCGAAGTGGTAGTGCTTCTGCTCTTTTTTGACGGCCCGCAGTTTCGGCGCGCCGAAAGGTGGAATTCGGAAGATGGCGTACACTCGTTCGAAGACGTCCAACCAGCGCGCAACGGTGGGGTGCGAGATTTGAAGATCCTCTCGCAAGGCGTTGATGGAAAGCGGTGAGCCCACGCGGTCGGGCAAGGCCGCCATGAGCATCTCCAGCCTGCCGAGGTCCGAGAGATTCTCCACACCCTGCAGATCGTCCCGCAGAAGACGTGATCGATATTCGAGCGACCAGCGGCGCGCGCCGCGGCCGTCGAGCTTGAGCAAGGGCTCGGGAAAGCCGCCGCGCTCGAATAGGTCCATGACAGCGCCTGGCGCCGCGCCAAGCTCCTTCACGGAGAAAGGGTGAAGACGGAGGTAGTGGTATCGCCCCTGCAACGAATCCCCTCCATAAAGGTACCAATCGAGGCGTGCGCTCCCGGTCACGAGGATGGGCGGATCTCCAAGGGTCTTGTCGTAGAGCCCCTTGAGGAAGGCGCGCCAGCCGCGGAACTTGTGCAATTCGTCGAAGACCCAAAGACTTGCGTCCGGCAGAGTTCGCGCGAGCAAGCGCGCGCGATCTTCGGGTATGTCCCAATTCAAGTACCCTTGCTTCCCTCCTGGCAGCGCGCGCGCCAGAGTGGTCTTCCCCACCTGCCGGGGGCCACCAAGAAAGACCATCTTCTCTTTCAGGTCGCTCTGCACGGAGGGCAGAAGATAACGCGTCGTGTAGGCGCCCTGGGACATCGGTGCGAGTGATTTTATCCTCACATTAAAAAACTCGCGAGTATTTTAACGTCATGATCAAAAAACTCGCGACCTCCCGATGGCCCCGGCAACACGTCCACCTCTGCCCCGCGAGGCCGAGGATGCGAGGCGAGATCTCCCCGCGACCATTCCGCGACAGATCTGTCAGGTTTCGGACCGAAGCGTGACTCACACGTGGTCGGCCCCGATGCGCGGGGACTCCAAAAACCAAGTGAACACCTAACCGGTCGAACAGCTGGCATGGCCGTTGCTGTGTCGCCCCCTCATGAAAGCTCCCAAGCACATCTTACTTTTCGGCCTCGCGGCTGCCCTTGTTGCCTGTGAGTCCGTCTCTACCTTCAAGGCGACCCTCGTCGTGCCCGCCGCCATTC encodes the following:
- a CDS encoding ATP-binding protein — protein: MSQGAYTTRYLLPSVQSDLKEKMVFLGGPRQVGKTTLARALPGGKQGYLNWDIPEDRARLLARTLPDASLWVFDELHKFRGWRAFLKGLYDKTLGDPPILVTGSARLDWYLYGGDSLQGRYHYLRLHPFSVKELGAAPGAVMDLFERGGFPEPLLKLDGRGARRWSLEYRSRLLRDDLQGVENLSDLGRLEMLMAALPDRVGSPLSINALREDLQISHPTVARWLDVFERVYAIFRIPPFGAPKLRAVKKEQKHYHFDWTLVFEPGPRFENLVASHLLKWVHHQLDIEGRELELRYFRDVDGREVDFIVTERRKPILAVECKLSSGPVDKSLRYFVQRFPQVKAWQVSLNGTEDLRTPEGIRIAPAHTLLATLV
- a CDS encoding amidohydrolase, translated to MAAKGENRAKKSRPVDPVQSPITFRPCANDEFHPFPYTERDHRAEAMFQSLVDEKASRLGISRRAFAQSACGSAAALFVFNQVYGCSEHGQTLRDPTTDAGYDVSPAMMEDAAAAEDALAGDEFIFDVQVHAAASKPPWTPDDLCDGAPPGCISPVTFIKEIFIASDTDVACLSGVPSSRSADPLAIEARARIKEIVDRLSGGPRLVIHANVRPNLGEAELDLMEEDARAFAVAAWKVYPSDGSWALDSDEVGQPFIERARKLGIKVIAAHRGISSDAGRYDDVSSPRDLAAAAKANPDIAFLAYHAGWEGRIQEDHPFDPREANPAGIDRMVKAVLDHGIDKNGNVYAELGSTWRNLMASPSQAAHALGKLLKYLGPDRIVWGTDCLFTGSPQEQIEAFRRFQIPEAMQETYGYPALTDEIRRKIFGLNAARVYGVTPGRVLQHIKADDISRDKLAAKLDPGALPLPRRKHYGPRTRREFFALRERPSRGIPSRSPT
- a CDS encoding IS4 family transposase — protein: MSLLRGPGDHFRAFFKLTSGCADKFDRTRTWSARSVLMWLMVLTMPDRKMSYRRSLRIVAYYGRKVFDWAKVPTLSSISEARKKVSIETCRGLLHQLVERCESIMPTPKTPWGKRRFIAFDGTRVVLPRSADTARKMARPKRPNGTSVHNPQGLVVMAADVFRRLPLDWSLTGKGIGERTSMQKLVHRLPFKAGDVAVMDRGFPSRHLFSALIEHGVDIIARMSASKATAWKELKPFLSSNKKTAKVTLTLPGAKGNIELQVRVVERDAKPGRPRKGTKNERMVIVSTLSGKDGFDRKDIIKLYASRWGIESLFKEMKSFMQTEDFHSKSVQGCEQELISAMIWIALASFLQAEAERTLDGRRVVRADCLRAAGDLLFAMLSGKSIHEQMDDDIAALRMFAYAPQQDRHYPRECKRPFGRTIQRGGA